The Acidobacteriota bacterium genome includes a region encoding these proteins:
- a CDS encoding DUF1343 domain-containing protein, with the protein MPIPTRPSTSRARQFVLGVAGLAAVAVGSSVAAGQPAAPGANVARLARIDGLIEDAMTRDGLPGAVVVVGHGGRVVYEKAFGQRALVTEREPMTLDTIFDAASLTKVVATTTSVMLLVEEGRLRLSDRAAAFIPEFARYGKGDITIRHLLTHTSGLRPDVDLSFDWVGYDEAIRLATEEVLVAPPDTRFVYSDIGFFVLGEIVARVAGMPFDRFARTRVFEPLGMTDTQFTPPAPLRARIAPTETCTPYGWPCDGPGASMLRGVVHDPTARRMAGVAGHAGMFTTARDLARFATMVLGGGALEGRRLLAPLTVARMTAPSSPAEVAGVRGLGWDMDTSYSSNRGELLAPGSFGHTGFTGTSLWIDPATGSFVVFLSSRLHPHGKGDVTSLRAKVATVAASALADVPASFGGDRFGGDLITAPPLPPAPRLAPRDPVLTGIDVLRAEGFARLAGRKVGLVTNHTGRARDGATTIDLLHEATNVDLVALFSPEHGIRGTLDDTVPTERDAQTGLVIHSLYGETRRPTAAMLEGIDTLVVDIQDIGARFYTYMSTMGHVLEEAAPRGIRVVVLDRPNPIGGWQIEGPMLDDDARSFVGYFPMPIRHGLTLGELARLFNAEMKIGADLDVVEMRGWTRSTWFDQTGQPWVNPSPNMRNLLQAIVYPGIGAIEGANISVGRGTDTPFEQVGAPWIDGVRLAAELNAAGLAGVSFYPVSFTPTSSKYTGERCEGVFIVITDRETLRPVRVGLEFASTLARLYPDHLDLSGTERLFGSRESLARARRGDAPSAVAASWTAGEAKWRLLRAKYLIYR; encoded by the coding sequence ATGCCTATCCCGACTCGACCGTCGACGTCCCGTGCCCGGCAATTCGTGCTCGGCGTGGCCGGCCTGGCGGCGGTCGCCGTCGGGTCGAGCGTGGCCGCCGGCCAGCCTGCTGCGCCGGGTGCGAACGTGGCACGCCTCGCCCGGATCGACGGTCTGATCGAAGACGCGATGACCCGTGACGGGCTTCCTGGGGCCGTGGTCGTCGTGGGGCACGGAGGCCGAGTCGTCTACGAGAAGGCGTTCGGGCAGCGCGCGCTGGTTACCGAACGCGAACCGATGACCCTTGACACGATCTTCGACGCCGCGTCGCTCACGAAGGTCGTGGCGACGACGACGAGCGTCATGCTGCTCGTCGAGGAAGGGCGACTCAGGCTCTCCGACCGCGCCGCGGCCTTCATTCCGGAGTTCGCACGCTACGGCAAGGGCGACATCACGATCCGCCACTTGCTCACCCATACGTCGGGTCTCAGGCCCGACGTCGACCTGTCGTTCGACTGGGTCGGCTACGACGAGGCCATTCGCCTGGCGACCGAGGAGGTCCTCGTCGCGCCACCCGACACGCGGTTCGTGTACAGCGACATCGGGTTCTTCGTGCTCGGCGAGATCGTCGCCCGGGTTGCGGGCATGCCGTTTGACCGCTTCGCGCGGACCCGGGTCTTCGAGCCGCTCGGCATGACCGACACGCAATTCACGCCGCCGGCGCCCCTCCGGGCGCGGATCGCGCCGACCGAGACGTGCACGCCCTACGGCTGGCCGTGCGATGGCCCCGGGGCGAGCATGCTGCGCGGGGTGGTACACGACCCCACGGCGCGGCGCATGGCGGGCGTGGCCGGACATGCGGGGATGTTCACCACCGCCCGCGATCTCGCACGGTTCGCCACGATGGTGCTCGGCGGTGGTGCCCTCGAGGGCCGGCGGCTGCTCGCGCCGCTCACGGTGGCGCGGATGACGGCGCCCTCGTCTCCAGCAGAGGTCGCCGGCGTCCGCGGCCTCGGGTGGGACATGGACACGAGCTACTCGTCGAACCGCGGGGAACTGCTGGCGCCTGGCTCGTTCGGCCACACCGGCTTCACCGGGACGTCGCTCTGGATCGATCCCGCCACCGGGTCGTTCGTCGTGTTCCTGTCGAGCCGCCTGCATCCCCACGGCAAGGGCGACGTGACGTCGTTGCGCGCGAAGGTCGCGACGGTTGCCGCCTCGGCACTTGCCGACGTGCCAGCCTCGTTCGGCGGCGATCGGTTCGGTGGCGACCTCATCACGGCGCCGCCGTTGCCCCCGGCTCCGCGGCTCGCGCCGCGCGACCCCGTCCTCACCGGCATCGACGTGCTGCGAGCCGAGGGCTTCGCCCGCCTCGCGGGACGGAAGGTCGGCCTCGTGACCAACCACACCGGGCGCGCGCGGGACGGCGCGACGACGATCGACCTGCTCCACGAGGCGACGAACGTCGATCTCGTGGCGCTCTTCAGCCCCGAACACGGCATCCGCGGCACGCTCGACGACACGGTGCCGACCGAGCGCGACGCGCAGACCGGGCTCGTGATTCACTCGCTGTACGGCGAGACCCGCCGGCCGACCGCGGCGATGCTCGAGGGCATCGACACGCTCGTCGTCGACATCCAGGACATCGGTGCACGCTTCTACACCTACATGAGCACGATGGGCCACGTGCTGGAGGAGGCCGCGCCGCGGGGCATCCGCGTCGTCGTGCTCGATCGTCCCAATCCCATCGGCGGGTGGCAGATCGAGGGGCCGATGCTCGACGACGACGCGCGGAGCTTCGTCGGCTATTTCCCGATGCCGATCAGGCACGGCCTGACGCTCGGCGAGCTGGCACGGCTCTTCAACGCCGAGATGAAGATCGGGGCCGACCTGGACGTCGTCGAGATGCGGGGCTGGACGAGGTCGACGTGGTTCGACCAGACCGGCCAGCCGTGGGTCAACCCCTCGCCGAACATGCGCAACCTGCTCCAGGCGATCGTGTACCCGGGCATCGGCGCGATCGAAGGCGCCAACATCTCCGTAGGACGCGGTACCGACACGCCGTTCGAGCAGGTTGGCGCCCCGTGGATCGACGGGGTCAGGCTCGCAGCCGAACTGAACGCGGCCGGGCTCGCTGGTGTCAGCTTCTACCCCGTGAGCTTCACCCCCACGTCGAGCAAGTACACCGGCGAACGGTGCGAGGGCGTCTTCATCGTCATCACCGATCGCGAGACGCTGAGGCCGGTGCGCGTCGGCCTCGAGTTCGCGTCGACGCTCGCCCGTCTGTACCCGGATCATCTCGACCTCTCCGGCACCGAGAGGCTGTTCGGGTCGCGCGAATCGCTCGCTCGCGCACGGCGCGGTGACGCACCTTCGGCCGTCGCCGCGTCGTGGACCGCGGGCGAGGCGAAGTGGCGCCTGCTGCGCGCGAAGTACCTGATCTACCGGTGA